The Candidatus Poribacteria bacterium genome includes a region encoding these proteins:
- a CDS encoding Gfo/Idh/MocA family oxidoreductase, giving the protein MDAVFSSGKPMCMARGDVGSGFAMCHDSRQTGPCTMEGPCMAREDWGIGVVGLGGIAQHHLTAYRQKGLRVVAGAEPDRQRRDETRERFGIPQVFADVSELAALPEVRVIDITVPHLPEVRLPVVEEALKHKKALFIQKPLMPKIGDAARIVRLAEQAGVPLMVNQNSLFASGFLAAYDILRADPCPLGRLYYCQIDNRNWFDLSGHPWFAKHQRWVTSDMGVHHLALVHHWFGRAETVYAAMARDASQARTVGENVSALTIGFESGVQAIVINNWAYRGSARRAHPYEEVVVQGDDGCLTATSTKLELAPRTGDKTQREFAEPWFPNAFGEAMAHYIDHLESGEPWWCDGRDNLHVIAIIEAAYKSATEGVSVRVKDMETAGA; this is encoded by the coding sequence ATGGACGCCGTGTTTTCGAGCGGCAAGCCCATGTGCATGGCGAGGGGCGACGTTGGCTCAGGCTTCGCCATGTGTCATGATTCCCGCCAGACCGGCCCGTGCACGATGGAGGGTCCCTGTATGGCACGCGAAGACTGGGGCATCGGAGTTGTCGGGCTGGGCGGCATCGCACAGCACCACTTGACGGCGTATCGTCAGAAAGGGCTGCGCGTGGTCGCCGGCGCGGAACCGGACCGACAGAGGCGAGACGAGACACGAGAGCGTTTCGGCATACCGCAGGTGTTCGCGGACGTGTCCGAACTTGCCGCCCTGCCGGAAGTACGGGTCATCGACATCACGGTTCCGCATCTGCCCGAGGTCCGCCTTCCGGTCGTCGAGGAGGCGTTGAAGCACAAGAAGGCGCTCTTCATTCAGAAACCGCTCATGCCCAAGATCGGGGACGCCGCGCGCATCGTGCGACTCGCCGAGCAGGCGGGCGTGCCCCTGATGGTGAACCAGAACAGCCTCTTCGCCTCCGGCTTCCTGGCAGCGTACGACATCCTGCGAGCCGATCCGTGTCCGCTCGGTCGTCTCTACTACTGCCAGATCGACAACCGCAACTGGTTCGACCTGAGCGGTCATCCCTGGTTCGCGAAGCATCAACGCTGGGTCACGTCCGACATGGGCGTCCATCACTTGGCGCTGGTGCATCACTGGTTCGGCAGAGCGGAGACTGTCTATGCGGCGATGGCGCGGGATGCCTCGCAAGCCCGGACCGTCGGCGAGAACGTCAGCGCACTGACGATCGGGTTCGAGAGCGGCGTACAGGCAATCGTCATCAACAACTGGGCGTACCGAGGCAGCGCGCGTCGGGCCCACCCCTACGAGGAGGTGGTCGTCCAGGGCGACGACGGGTGCCTGACGGCAACGAGTACGAAGCTGGAACTCGCCCCTCGCACCGGAGACAAGACCCAACGCGAGTTCGCAGAGCCCTGGTTCCCCAACGCCTTCGGAGAGGCGATGGCGCACTACATCGACCACCTGGAATCCGGGGAACCGTGGTGGTGTGATGGGCGCGACAACCTACACGTGATCGCGATCATCGAGGCTGCCTACAAATCCGCCACCGAGGGCGTCTCGGTACGCGTGAAAGACATGGAGACGGCTGGCGCATGA